The Glycine soja cultivar W05 chromosome 6, ASM419377v2, whole genome shotgun sequence genome has a window encoding:
- the LOC114416311 gene encoding uncharacterized protein LOC114416311 gives MPLYSKFMKDILTKKGKYIDNENIMVGGNCNAMIQRKLPKKFKDPRSVTIPCTIGKEAIDKALIDLGASINLMSLSMCKRIGDLKIDPIRMTLQLADRSIARPYGMVEDVLVKVCHFTFPMDFVIMDIKKDTEIPLILGRPFMLTANWWWIWGMEI, from the coding sequence ATGCCACTTTATTCCAAGTTCATGAAGGACATCCTCACCAAGAAGGGGAAGTATATTGACAATGAAAACATTATGGTGGGAGGCAATTGCAATGCAATGATACAGAGGAAACTACCCAAGAAATTCAAAGACCCCAGAAGTGTAACTATCCCTTGCACCATAGGGAAAGAGGCGATAGACAAGGCCCTCATTGACTTAGGAGCAAGTATCAATCTGATGTCCCTATCAATGTGCAAGAGAATTGGTGATCTGAAGATAGACCCTATCAGGATGACGCTTCAGCTAGCAGACCGTTCAATCGCAAGACCATATgggatggtagaagatgtcCTAGTCAAAGTCTGCCACTTCACTTTTCCAATGGACTTTGTCATTATGGATATCAAAAAAGACACAGAGATTCCTCTTATCTTAGGCAGACCCTTCATGCTGACTGCCAATTGGTGGTGGATATGGGGAATGGAAATCTAG
- the LOC114416310 gene encoding uncharacterized protein LOC114416310, with product MKWHFSQSQFMVSAENGDLNLGSTKVAGFTVKEKGVTGLKAETSVKELALNERQRRRIKSVVESKALVARVEIRTKIGLGLRGWNSPSISVTIVCGDVTMRQLQNGDPPLCSITLLKWYF from the coding sequence ATGAAGTGGCACTTCTCCCAAAGCCAATTCATGGTTTCAGCGGAGAATGGAGACCTGAATCTGGGGTCGACAAAGGTGGCGGGGTTCACGGTCAAGGAGAAGGGCGTGACAGGGCTGAAGGCGGAGACGAGCGTGAAGGAACTGGCATTGAATGAGAGGCAGAGGAGAAGGATTAAGAGCGTCGTGGAGAGCAAGGCGTTGGTCGCTAGAGTGGAGATTCGAACCAAAATTGGTTTGGGCTTGAGGGGTTGGAACTCACCCTCCATCTCTGTCACTATCGTCTGCGGAGACGTCACCATGAGACAACTCCAAAATGGAGACCCTCCCCTTTGCTCCATCACTCTCCTCAAAtggtatttttaa